The following are encoded in a window of Mobula hypostoma unplaced genomic scaffold, sMobHyp1.1 scaffold_100, whole genome shotgun sequence genomic DNA:
- the LOC134341499 gene encoding zinc finger protein 585A-like — MAHQRVYTGERPFTCSDSGKGFTQSSDLRRHQQVHNGKKLFSCSVCEKRFTRSSHLQSHQRVHTGEKPFTCSVCGKRFTHSSTLLVHQRVHTGEKPFTCSVCGKGFTQSSHLQNHQRVHTGEKPFTCSECGKGFAQLSDLQTHQRVHTGEKPFTCLVCQKRFSRSSHLQSHQRVHTGEKLFTCSECGKGFTQLSSLQTHQRVHTGEKPFTCLVCQKRFSRSSDLQTHQRVHTGEKPFTCLVCQKRFSRSSHLQSHQRVHTGEKPFTCSECGKRFTRSCDLQGHQRVHTGEKPFTCLECGKGFTQSSNLQSHQRVHTGEKPFPCSVCGNRFSLSSDLQIHQRVHTGEKPFTCSVCGKGFTQSSNLQSHQRVHTGEKLFTCSVCEKRFTHSSALMVHQRVHTGEKPFTCSECGKRFTRSSTLQSHQRVHSGEKPFTCSVCGKRFTNSSTLQRHQRVHTGEKPFTCSICGKRFVDQCTLQRHQQVHTGEKPFTCSVCGKRFTQSFTLQRHQRVHTGEKPFTCSVCGKRFTLSSNLQSHQRVHTGEKPYTCSECGKGFTQSSNLQIHQ, encoded by the coding sequence atggctcaccagcgtgtttacaccggggagaggccgttcacctgctcagactctgggaagggattcactcagtcatccgacCTACggagacaccagcaagttcacaatgggaagaagctgttctcctgctcagtctgtgagaagagattcactcggtcatcccacctacagagtcatcagcgagttcacactggggagaagccgttcacctgctcagtctgtgggaagagattcactcactctTCCACCCTactggtacatcagcgagttcacactggggagaagccgttcacctgctcagtctgtgggaagggattcactcagtcatcccacctacagaatcatcagcgagttcacaccggggagaagccgttcacctgctcagaatgtgggaagggattcgctcAGTTATCCGACCTACAGactcatcagcgagttcacactggggagaagccgttcacctgcttagTCTGTCAGAAGAGATTCAGtcggtcatcccacctacagagtcatcagcgagttcacactggggagaagctgttcacctgctcagaatgtgggaagggattcactcagttatccagCCTACAGactcatcagcgagttcacactggggagaagccgttcacctgcttagTCTGTCAGAAGAGATTTAGTCGGTCATCCGACCTACAGactcatcagcgagttcacactggggagaagccattcacctgcttagtctgtcagaagagatttagtcggtcatcccacctacagagtcatcagcgagttcacactggggagaagccgttcacctgctcagaatgtgggaagagattcactcggtcatgCGACCTACAGGgtcatcagagagttcacactggggagaagccattcacctgcttagaatgtgggaagggattcactcagtcatccaacctacagagtcatcagcgagttcacactggggagaagccatttcCCTGCTCAGTATGTGGGAATAGATTCAGTCTGTCATCCGACCTACAgattcatcagcgagttcacactggggagaagccgttcacctgctcagtctgtgggaagggattcactcagtcatccaacctacagagtcatcagcgagttcacactggagagaagctgttcacctgctcagtctgtgagaagagattcactcactctTCTGCCCTaatggtacatcagcgagttcacactggggagaagccgttcacctgctcagaatgtgggaagagattcactcgatcatccaccctacagagtcatcagcgagttcactctggggagaagccgttcacctgctcagtctgtgggaagagattcactaattcatccaccctacagagacatcagcgagttcacactggggagaagccattcacctgctcaatctgtgggaagagattcgtGGATCAATGcaccctacagagacatcagcaagttcacactggggagaagccgttcacctgctcagtctgtgggaagagattcactcagtcattcaccctacagagacatcagcgagttcacactggggagaagccattcacctgctcagtctgtgggaagagattcactctgtcatccaacctacagagtcatcagcgagttcacactggggagaagccgtacacctgctcagaatgtgggaagggattcactcagtcatccaacctacagattcatcagtga
- the LOC134341506 gene encoding oocyte zinc finger protein XlCOF6-like, with translation MAHQRVYTGERPFTCSDCGMEFTESSNLMVHQRVHTGEKPFTCSVCGKRFTWLSTLQSHQRVHTGQKPFTCSVCGKRFTDSSTVQSHQRVHTGEKPFTCSECGKGFTQSSKLQIHQRVHTGEKPFTCSECGKGFTQLSTLQRHQRVHTGEKPFTCSVCGKRFTDSSNLQRHQLVHTGEKPFTCSECGNVFTRSSQLLAHQSVHTGEWPFTCSECGKGFTQSSTLLTHLRVHTGEKPFTCSECGKRFTQSSNLQRHQRVHTGEKPFTSSECGKGFTQSSNLQNHQRVHTGEKRFTSSECGKGFTQSSNLLAHQSVHNGE, from the coding sequence ATGGCTCACCAGCGTGTTTAcaccggggagcggccgttcacctgctcagactgtgggatggaATTCACTGAGTCATCCAACCTaatggtacatcagcgagttcacactggggagaagccgttcacgtgctcagtctgtgggaagagattcacttggTTATCCAcactacagagtcatcagcgagttcacactgggcagaagccattcacctgctcagtctgtgggaaaagattcactgattcatccaccgtacagagtcatcagcgagttcacactggggagaagccgttcacctgttcagaatgcgggaagggattcactcagtcatccaaactACAgattcatcagcgagttcacactggggagaagccattcacctgctcagaatgtgggaagggattcactcagttatccaCCCTGCagagacatcagcgagttcacactggggagaagccgttcacctgctcagtctgtgggaagagattcactgattcatccaacctacagagacaccagttagttcacacaggggagaagccattcacctgctcagaatgtgggaatgtattcactcggtcatcccaactactggcacaccagtcagttcacactggggagtggccgtttacctgctcagaatgtgggaaaggattcactcaatcATCCACCCTACTGACACAtctgcgagttcacactggggagaaaccgttcacctgctcagaatgtgggaagagattcactcagtcatccaacctgcagagacatcagcgagttcacactggggagaagccattcaccagctcagaatgtgggaaaggattcactcagtcatccaacctacagaatcatcagcgagttcacactggggagaagcgaTTCACcagctcagaatgtgggaaaggattcactcagtcatccaacctactggcacaccagtcagttcacaatgGGGAGTGA